One Cryptococcus neoformans var. neoformans B-3501A chromosome 10, whole genome shotgun sequence DNA window includes the following coding sequences:
- a CDS encoding hypothetical protein (HMMPfam hit to HECT, HECT-domain (ubiquitin-transferase), score: 275.6, E(): 7.9e-80), which translates to MFDPAFLLSNSKSNNVNLSTSTSTSSSDLLSSVRAERLAREEKRHQELAAIEIQKVWRGRKVARDFRERILDDLERSLGIEGGLNVEKGGREMVVLLRDAKNKKDTDRKQIVSANWCDLGLQVKDGRPNLVEPLNRDPGWGRILGLLSIRLLHVVDCNPTTVHVPSILSGLEAIADPSSYTGFPAQLADTARYEWLEAILNNQWVDKLVSILSKLISASKKHPSISPIIRLLASPLSAASPSQLAPVLAPMVNQLFAIPNLPSSLPLQALTYLSANFHIFDIVIPFASQNPQILTEGRLSDELGKTYFLANLVTFGISGQLLSRSGIHGAAAWMSVVGAVLSQMHDGWGKWIEGSTQDEDVIMEPIVEDSDDEIPDDTVVMPSRKPPRPRRIPLPLTICSKLVLLSTASHISILTQYILSLPRGAPATLLIDFSSFFLGMLSAYRGSPKWEAVLDSLVDGKRGLALLKSIWREGVRGKWEGTEDRSAWEQFSDNPVAPCLLLLTHMYCHYLLLTPDDEFFSPDRNPFNTDEVLQLAAIWRDLAYWGYISGVSSPGGAPNGKGRDRRGNEEARALFTKGVTRVVERNARRQFARSDFWVMKTQMDMQGFVEAAVYEDAELSGLNDEERDVTSDTLPRWARARHRYSKRQMAYISPRLGLLNNLPMAVPFETRVQVFQMFIEADKAKLGIEYHGRMFRSSAKIRRDHVAQDGFDELSNLGPALKGRVDITFVDQYGITEAGIDGGGLYKEFLTILSKEVFDSNRGLWLVTDQNELYPNPHSYASESHNLSWYRFIGQVLGKAIYDGILVDVTFAAFFLAKWLGRQSYLDDLASLDKDLYKGLIILKNDPKPEDMALTFSTTIEEFGVQRQIDLVPGGSDIPVTAENRHEYIQHVCKYKLDKQIAAQSKAFFIGLSDLLDAKWLRMFDQQELQQLIGGEEKPIDLKDLKAHCNFDGFPNDVTPALFWKVVQGFTEEQKRALLRFVTSCSRPPLLGFSQLNPQFGVRFNGGDMDRLPSASACFNLLKLPGYTTEATLRAKLLQAINSGAGFDMS; encoded by the exons ATGTTCGACCCAGCCTTCCTTTTGTCCAATTCGAAGAGCAACAATGTCAACCTCTCAACCAGCACGTCCACAAGTTCGTCGGACTTACTAAGCTCTGTCCGGGCAGAACGACTCgctcgagaagaaaagcGTCATCAAGAATTGGCGGCTATCGAAATACAAAAAGtatggagaggaaggaaggtggCACGGGACTTCAGAGAAAGGATATTGGATGATCTGGAGAGGAGCCTGGGAATAGAAGGAGGGCTCAATGTTGAAAAGggggggagagagatggtggtGTTGTTGAGAGATgccaaaaacaaaaaggaCACAGATCGAAAACAGATCGTGTCAGCCAATTGGTGCGATCTTGGTCTCCAGGTAAAAG ATGGAAGACCGAATCTCGTTGAACCATTAAATCGCGACCCCGGGTGGGGTCGGATACTGGGTCTGCTTAGCATAAGGCTATTGCATGTAGTAGATTGCAATCCAAC CACTGTACATGTTCCTTCTATATTATCCGGGCTGGAGGCAATTGCCGACCCTTCCTCTTACACCGGATTCCCAGCACAGCTGGCCGACACCGCTCGATATGAATGGCTAGAAGCTATTCTAAATAACCAATGGGTCGACAAACTCGTGTCCATCCTGTCGAAATTGATATCAGCAAGC AAGAAACATCCGTCCATCTCACCCATCATCAGGCTTCTTGCTTCCCCGCTGTCGGcagcttctccttctcaactCGCTCCCGTCCTCGCACCAATGGTCAACCAACTCTTTGCTATTCCCAATCTTCCCTCTTCGTTACCCTTACAAGCTTTGACATATTTATCTGCCAACTTCCATATTTTCGACATTGTGATCCCGTTTGCATCACAAAACCCCCAGATTTTGACCGAAGGTCGACTGTCGGATGAACTGGGCAAGACTTACTTCCTCGCTAATCTCGTGACATTTGGCATATCTGGCCAGCTGCTTTCTCGGAGCGGTATTCATGGTGCAGCCGCTTGGATGAGCGTCGTTGGAGCTGTTCTAAGCCAAATGCATGATGGCTGGGGGAAATGGATTGAGGGGAGCACACAAGATGAGGACGTAATCATGGAGCCAATCGTGGAAGAcagtgatgatgagataCCTGATGACACGGTTGTTATGCCTTCGCGTAAACCACCCCGTCCTCGAAGAATCCCGCTTCCCCTGACGATTTGCTCAAAGCTCGTGCTTTTATCAACTGCGTCTCACATCTCGATTTTGACACAGTAtatcctttcccttccaagGGGTGCACCCGCAACTCTTCTGATCgatttctcttccttttttttagGGATGCTGAGCGCTTATCGGGGCAGTCCGAAGTGGGAGGCTGTATTAGATTCCCTTGTAGACGGGAAAAGGGGACTGGCGTTGCTGAAAAGCatctggagagaaggtgTAAGAGGCAAATGGGAAGGTACTGAGGATCGTTCTGCTTGGGAACAATTCTCAGACA ATCCTGTCGCCCCATGCCTCCTTCTGTTGACTCACATGTACTGCCACTATCTTCTCCTCACGCCCGATGATGAATTTTTCTCCCCTGATCGCAACCCCTTCAACACAGACGAAGTATTGCAACTCGCAGCTATCTGGAGGGATCTTGCCTACTGGGGTTACATCAGTGGAGTCTCATCTCCTGGAGGAGCTCCGAATGGTAAAGGAAGGGACAGGAGAGGGAACGAAGAGGCGAGAGCATTGTTTACCAAGGGAGTCACTCGcgttgttgaaagaaa TGCGAGACGACAGTTCGCCAGGTCCGATTTCTGGGTCATGAAAACCCAAATGGACATGCAGGGCTTCGTCGAAGCAGCTGT CTATGAAGATGCTGAGCTTTCTGGTCTGaacgatgaagaaagagacgTCACCTCTGATACTTTGCCCCGCTGGGCTCGGGCGCGGCATAGATATAGCAAGCGTCAAATGGCATACATCTCTCCAAGACTGGGCCTACTGAACAACTTACCCATGGCTGTCCCCTTCGAAACCAGAGTGCAAGTTTTCCAGATGTTCATCGA GGCGGACAAGGCAAAACTCGGCATCGAATACCACGGTAGAATGTTCAGATCCTCTGCCAAAATCAGAAGAGACCATGTAGCCCAGGACGGGTTTGACGAACTATCTAACTTGGGTCCAGCCTTGAAAGGGAGGGTCGATATAACTTTTGTCGATCAGTATGGAATCACTGAGGCGGGCATAGATGGCGGTGGGTTGTATAAAGAATTCTTAACTAT TTTGTCGAAGGAAGTGTTTGACAGCAATCGAGGGCTGTGGCTGGTGACCGATCAAAATGAGCTTTATCCAAATCCGCATTCTTATGCGTCTGAGT CCCACAATCTGAGTTGGTATCGATTT ATTGGTCAGGTGTTGGGTAAAGCCATTTATGACGGGATATTGGTCGATGTCACCTTCGCTGCATTTTTCT TGGCCAAATGGCTCGGAAGACAATCTTATTTAGACGACCTCGCGTCTTTAGACAAAGATCTCTACAAGGGCCTTATTA TTTTGAAGAACGATCCTAAGCCGGAGGATATGGCGCTGACATTTTCCACTACCATTGAGG AATTCGGTGTCCAAAGACAGATTGACCTTGTACCTGGAGGCTCCGATATACCTGTCACAGCAGAAAACAGGCATGAAT ACATTCAACATGTCTGTAAGTACAAGCTAGATAAACAAATCGCAGCGCAAAGCAAAGCCTTTTTCATTGGTCTCTCGGATCTTCTTGATGCAAAAT GGCTGCGAATGTTCGACCAGCAAGAGCTCCAGCAACTAATCGGAGGCGAAGAG AAACCTATCGATCTCAAGGATCTCAAAGCTCACTGCAACTTCGATGGGTTTCCGAATGATGTCACCCCAGCCCTTTTTTGGAAGGTGGTTCAAGGATTCACGGAAGAGCAAAAGAGGGCCCTGTTGCGTTTTGTCACGAGTTGTTCTAGACCGCCGCT ACTTGGATTTTCGCAGCTGAACCCTCAATTTGGAGTGCGGTTTAACGGAGGGGACATGGACAGATTGCCGTCGGCCT CTGCCTGTTTCAATCTTCTGAAATTGCCAGGCTATACT ACTGAGGCGACTTTGCGAGCTAAACTTCTTCAGGCCATCAACTCCGGAGCGGGATTCGATATGTCGTAA
- a CDS encoding hypothetical protein (HMMPfam hit to MgtE, Divalent cation transporter, score: 50.4, E(): 5e-12), producing the protein MSPILKRDIADQIRQTKKFAATAIGSSYLEEEPYRIPLFEEQPESRMLKSENTKDGDRGGPAFTSSSSARQGIGVHGSEIEQDYDYREAKWLNTKAAAVDGKGKSKAISEDLGNLEEVEMDQLVSDRLSVDSRKDNGSFDQGVPSERFGYAEPELEIMPNGAGGDKRKDMMSLLFEATPSILLSLVGLVFTGQLLEHLARWRVFRRVDELFILVPMIGNLKGNLEMCLSARLGTSANIGELDHRVTRRTMLIANMTLLGLQSLIISSVAAFISFILGLLTVHRLGDIPEGMTYGNSTNPGLESADQEWHEGYTRPGWKQLVMVLATGMGSAGISSAVLGSFMGSLVVISRWAGADPDNITPPLAACLGDLLTLFILALLGTALVGAMDTIIPLLAVIIMSIAAGWFTRRVVRNVWVKEVAKGGWVPLIGAMLISSGTGMVLSKGVSKYRGFALLAISMTGLTGSIGAIHANRLSTQLHTLLHPTHPHPRPVANLSSLHRGHPGLSPLQRGIALFFVAFPCQGAFLLFVTGVGWVDMSLGWTVWVAFSSTTLISLVLAYYLTLFFWSKDLDPDSYTLPIHSALVDFLGQLLLVLAYETSIALGRDVVVKNS; encoded by the exons ATGTCCCCGATCCTCAAGAGAGACATAGCAGATCAGATACGCCAAACAAAGAAATTCGCAGCAACCGCCATCGGATCATCATatctggaggaagagcctTACCGGATTCCTTTGTTCGAAGAACAGCCTGAAAGTCGAATGCTCAAGTCAGAGAACACCAAAGACGGCGATAGAGGGGGGCCCGCTTTTACTTCCAGCTCATCTGCAAGGCAAGGCATAGGGGTCCATGGAAGTGAAATCGAACAGGATTACGACTACAGAGAAGCCAAGTGGTTGAACACCAAAGCTGCTGCGGTCGAcgggaagggcaagagcaAGGCGATTTCCGAAGACCTTGGCAACTTAGAGGAAGTTGAAATGGATCAGTTGGTGTCAGATAGGCTGTCAGTTGACAGCCGGAAGGATAATGGGTCCTTCGATCAAGGCGTGCCGAGTGAAAGATTTGGTTATGCGGAACCTGAGCTTGAAATCATGCCAAACGGTGCCGGAGGAGATAAGCGGAAGGACATGATGAGCCTGCTTTTTGAG GCCACTCCTTCTATTCTACTTTCTCTCGTCGGACTTGTCTTCACCGGCCAACTCCTGGAACATCTGGCGCGATGGAGAGTCTTCAGACGCGTCGACGAgcttttcatccttgtcCCTATGATCGGCAACCTCAAGGGTAATCTCGAGATGTGTCTTTCCGCCCGACTCGGTACATCAGCTAATATTGGTGAACTGGATCATCGTGTCACACGACGTACTATGCTCATCGCCAATATGACTCTTCTTGGTCTCCAATCCCTTATTATCAGCTCCGTTGCGGCCTTTATTAGCTTTATTCTTGGTCTCTTGACGGTCCACCGACTGGGTGATATACCAGAAGGCATGACCTACGGCAACAGCACGAATCCCGGTCTTGAAAGTGCTGATCAAGAATGGCATGAGGGTTATACTAGGCCAGGCTGGAAGCAGTTGGTGATGGTATTGGCCACAGGAATGGGCAGTGCCGGAATTAGTAGTGCTGTGCTTGGTTCATTTATGGGAAGCTTGGTTGTCATTTCAAGATGGGCTGGTGCTGATCCGG ATAATATCACTCCACCTTTGGCAGCTTGTCTTGGCGATCTCCTTACCCTTTTcattcttgctcttctggGTACAGCCCTTGTCGGTGCAATGGATACGATAATACCCCTACTGGCTGTTATCATCATGTCCATCGCCGCAGGCTGGTTTACTCGACGAGTTGTGCGTAATGTGTGGGTTAAAGAAGTTGCAAAGGGAGGATGGGTCCCTTTG ATCGGAGCCATGCTTATTTCTAGTGGAACGGGAATGGTTCTTTCCAAAGGTGTAAGCAAGTACAGAGGATTTGCATTGTTGGCCATCTCCATGACGG GCTTGACTGGGTCAATTGGCGCCATCCATGCTAATCGTCTTTCCACCCAATTACACACACTCCTCCATCCTACTCACCCACATCCCCGTCCTGTGGCCAACCTATCTTCCTTACACCGGGGCCATCCGGgcctttctcctcttcaacgcGGTATAGCTTTGTTCTTCGTCGCTTTCCCGTGTCAGGGCGCGTTCTTATTGTTTGTGACTGGGGTTGGTTGGGTTGATATGTCTTTGGGCTGGACAGTATGGGTTGCTTTTTCTTCGACT ACACTCATATCACTCGTTTTGGCTTACTACTTGACTCTGTTCTTCTGGTCGAAGGATCTAGACCCCGA CTCCTACACTCTCCCTATACATTCCGCGCTTGTCGATTTCTTGGgccaacttcttcttgtgcTCGCATACGAGACTTCTATCGCACTAGGAAGAGACGTTGTAGTAAAAAATTCATAG
- a CDS encoding hypothetical protein (HMMPfam hit to TBC, TBC domain, score: 326.4, E(): 4.2e-95), with the protein MSLPMHLRSYREKSKDEYTRDFFNVPLQEQLSGPSDPPSVVKLRNHHAHNGSGLKAGEMQGMEISAVLSVEGKEEVYAGKLSLLPPFLCFISLDRKSCRSTIPLYTIRRVERLNSRAGVFALSLATWHGMRIVLQLTSLLPAAEQFAILLRDALKSQLPQMKQFKLFLPSLYSEYLLASPSNSHAQTHTDNLLISTEFSATGTAHDGEGDLRGPGGDGKGEYQRGLGETFGFPGDARKMRERSKMRLWREYFLIHGRNFTLLRYPPFQRLLQVGLPSRLRGELWEVMSGSIYLRFSNPQTYDLLLSQNAGKHSQSTDEIEKDLNRSLPEYKAYQSEEGLARLRRVLVAYSFRNPELGYCQALNIVVAGLLIYMSEQQAFWLLEVLCDRILPGYYSPSMEGTLLDQRVFESLVHRCLPMIHEHFKSVDVQISVASLPWFLSLYINSMPLIFAFRIVDCVLAMGVKVLFQIGLAVLKINGEALLQVTDDGMFINLMRGYFATIGDSAHPDHADPRIRAITNFQELLVVAFREFSVITDETITTERRRLRAIISDEIEKFSKRAAVRNLKRVGSFSKDQIGIIYDHYFAAVCSPEAGPAVQPNAISLPGDQFDQPRIQVDAQGRVETRIDLSTFKVFLGDIATWAREETVTTNAFIQRTDRKVADHELIDRMFFAWDTQGQGSLSLQDVVLGLDRVMSAGLMESIEWFFELHDKDKDGYLTKDEVIQLSESLLFIFRNEPGDIYLASVSKFILNAFEFGDATAPEGSVTSPQDRETLDGDKETASSARERSDSTAGPHNLPYLNLATFRMVVLADELLENFFDRDLSASFQLERTEEEDYHQAHQRPEGLLGGLMNLVITNENKNRLNRLADGFGAALGKHAEWRKPSLAKIADPQTIANASSDLRARESLLTPAQQQGNLQRRRSASFTSQASVKTNNTTNTQDTNIQETKSLADVEARYREESQMVRAAQEAVMHRPNFAIDAIGDSDGEEDEEEGEEETAAIMNEVERFLAQHEADDEGLKGEQKKVATELLKAEPMGAKVPGDKGDASLVDI; encoded by the exons ATGTCCCTCCCTATGCACCTCCGCAGCTACCGTGAAAAGTCCAAGGACGAATATACAAGGGACTTCTTCAACGTACCCCTTCAAGAACAGCTCTCAGGCCCCTCGGATCCGCCTTCCGTCGTAAAACTCAGAAATCACCATGCACACAACGGCAGCGGACTCAAGGCGGGCGAGATGCAGGGTATGGAGATCAGCGCGGTGCTGAGCGTGGAGGGTAAAGAGGAGGTCTAT GCTGGGAAGCTCTCACTGTTACCGCCATTTCTATGCTTCATATCGCTGGACAGAAAGTCCTGCAGATCTACAATACCGTTGTACACCATTCGCCGGGTCGAGAG GTTGAACTCGAGAGCAGGCGTGTTCGCATTGTCGCTGGCGACCTGGCATGGTATGAGGATT GTCTTGCAACTTACGTCGCTCTTGCCAGCAGCGGAGCAATTCGCTATCCTCTTACGGGATGCTCTCAAATCACAG CTCCCTCAAATGAAACAGTTCAAGTTattcctcccttccctttaTTCGGAATACCTCCTTGCCTCCCCTTCCAACTCTCATGCCCAAACTCATACCGATAACCTGCTCATCAGCACAGAATTCTCAGCGACAGGGACTGCGCACGACGGGGAAGGGGATTTGAGAGGACCAGGCGGtgatgggaagggagagtaTCAGCGAGGGTTGGGCGAGACTTTCGGTTTCCCCGGTGAtgcgaggaagatgagggagaggagtAAAATGAGGCTGTGGAGGGAATATTTCTTGA TTCATGGACGAAACTTTACTT TATTACGATACCCACCGTTCCAGCGTCTTTTGCAAGTCGGTCTTCCCTCAAGGTTACGCGGTGAATTGTGGGAGGTCATGTCAGGATCAATCT ATCTACGCTTTTCCAACCCGCAAACATACGACCTCCTCTTATCTCAGAACGCTGGCAAGCACAGCCAATCTACAgatgagattgagaaggacCTTAACCGATCTTTACCGGAGTATAAGGCATACCAGAGCGAAGAGGGCCTTGCAAGACTGAGGAGAGTGCTTGTGGCATATAGTTTCAGGAATCCCGAGTTGGGATATTGCCAGGCGCTGAACATCGTTGTGGCTGGATTACTCAT CTACATGTCAGAGCAACAAGCTTTCTGGTTACTCGAGGTTCTCTGCGATAGGATCCTTCCTGGTTATTACAG TCCTTCAATGGAAGGTACTCTCTTGGACCAGCGAGTTTTCGAATCCCTCGTTCATCGATGTCTCCCCATGATCCACGAACACTTCAAATCGGTCGACGTCCAGATTTCCGtcgcttcccttccttgGTTCTTGAGTCTGTATATAAATTCTATGCCTCTTATCTTTGCCTTCCGTATCGTGGACTGTGTTCTCGCTATGGGCGTAAAGGTTCTTTTCCAGATCGGTCTTG CTGTACTCAAAATCAATGGCGAggcccttcttcaagtcaCCGATGACGGCATGTTCATCAATCTCATGCGCGGATATTTTGCTACCATCGGCGACTCTGCCCACCCGGACCATGCCGACCCTCGTATTCGGGCTATCACCAACTTCCAAGAACTTCTCGTCGTGGCCTTCCGCGAATTCAGCGTCATCACCGATGAAACGATCACCACCGAACGACGTCGTTTACGTGCCATCATCTCAGACGAGATTGAAAAATTCTCTAAAAGAGCAGCTGTACGGAATCTTAAACGAGTTGGAAGTTTCTCCAAAGACCAAATTGGTATCATCTATGACCATTATTTTGCCGCTGTATGTTCCCCCGAGGCTGGTCCCGCAGTCCAGCCAAACGCAATCAGTCTCCCTGGAGACCAATTTGACCAGCCGAGGATACAAGTGGACGCGCAGGGGAGAGTAGAGACAAGGATCGATCTGAGCACGTTCAAGGTGTTTTTAGGAGATATTGCGACCTGGGCAAGGGAAGAGACTGTGACGACGAATGCATTCATCCAGAGAACGGACAGGAAGGTCGCGGACCATGAGCTGATTGACAG GATGTTCTTCGCCTGGGATACGCAAGGCCAAGGATCGCTTTCATTGCAAGATGTCGTTCTTGGGCTGGACAGAGTGATGTCAGCTGGATTGATGGAGTCTATCGAATGGTTCTTTGAGCTG CatgacaaggacaaggatgGATATCTGACCAAGGATGAAGTCATTCAGCTCTCTGAATCTTTGCTC TTTATCTTCCGAAACGAACCAGGTGACATCTACTTGGCCTCGGTATCCAAGTTCATTCTCAATGCTTTTGAATTTGGAGATGCCACTGCCCCCGAGGGGAGCGTCACTTCTCCACAGGATAGGGAGACCTTGGATGGTGACAAGGAGACTGCTTCCAGTGCAAGGGAAAGGTCTGATTCCACTGCAGGGCCGCACAACTTGCCTTATCTAA ACCTCGCGACATTTAGAATGGTAGTATTGGCGGATGAGCTGTTGGAAAACTTCTTTGACCGTGATCTTTCCGCTTCCTTCCAGCTCGAACGTacggaggaagaagactaTCACCAAGCGCACCAGAGGCCGGAAGGTCTATTGGGTGGTCTGATGAACCTTGTCATCACCAACGA GAACAAGAACCGTCTCAACCGTCTTGCAGATGGATTCGGTGCTGCCCTTGGGAAACATGCAGAATGGCGAAAACCTTCTCTTGCCAAGATCGCAGACCCTCAAACTATCGCAAACGCTTCCTCCGACTTGCGTGCCCGCGAATCGCTCCTTACACCTGCACAACAACAAGGTAACCTTCAACGACGTCGCTCTGCATCTTTCACCTCCCAAGCGTCCGTTAAGACCAACAATACGACCAACACCCAAGACACCAACATCCAGGAGACCAAGAGTCTTGCGGACGTTGAAGCGAGGTATAGGGAAGAGAGCCAGATGGTTCGGGCGGCTCAGGAAGCAGTCATGCACCGACCCAATTTTGCGATTGATGCCATTGGAGATAgtgatggtgaggaggacgaggaggaaggagaggaggagactGCTGCGATTATGAATGAGGTTGAGAGGTTTTTGGCCCAGCACGAggcagatgatgaggggCTCAAGGGGGAGCAGAAAAAGGTTGCGACCG AATTGTTGAAGGCAGAGCCAATGGGTGCCAAAGTGCCAGGAGATAAAGGTGACGCCTCCCTGGTGGATATTTAG